CTCCCCCTGACTGTCCGACACCACCAGTTGATACAGCTGCTTTGGACTCAATCCAAAACTACCAAAAGACCATCCTCATCGTAGGGCAAGGCACTTGTGATCCTCGTACTGTTGCGCTTCTCAACACACTGAGTGAGCAGCTTCGCATCCCCATCATAGCAGATGTCATCAGCAATGCTCATCGCGTAACACACGCCATACAACATCAAGACCTATTTTTGTCCCAAAATGATCCAGCATTAAGGCCAGATCTCGTACTTTCTATGGGACTTTCGGTGGTCTCCAAAAATCTCAAACTATACCTAAAAAGTATAGAAGGGCTCATACACTGGCACATCACACCAAACGACGATGCGGCAGACACATATGATTGTTTGTCACAAACCATCCCTACGACTCCCGAAGATTTTTGTCAAACTTGGATCTCCAAACACTCATCGCCAAGCATAGAAAGGGAAGCATTTTACAACAAATGGCAAGCGGCGAACCAAAAAGCTGCCCAAGTGATCCAAAACTTATCCACCCGGACCTGGACGGAAACATCCCTCTATCACGAACTGCTCTCTCAACTACCTGTTCCATTGGACCTCCATCTAGCCAATAGTATGGCCGTGCGCTATGCCAATGTCATAGGTGTGCAAGACCCGAATATCCAAGTCTACTGCAACCGAGGAACTAGTGGCATAGATGGCTCCAACAGTACCGCTGTGGGCACATGCTTGGCTTCAGGGAGAAACACCCTACTACTGACAGGGGACGTTGCCTTCTTGTACGACCGCAATGCCTTTTGGCACAACCACCTTCCGGACAATTTCAAAATCGTAGTATTCAACAACAATGGAGGGGGGATATTTCGGATGATCGAGGGGCCATCGGCACAGCCCGAGCTCAAACCATTTTTTGAAACAGATCAGCAATCCAATGCCTCACATGTCGCTGGGGAATTCGGGTTTCGCTACTATGGTGTAGATGACTACACCGCTTGGGATGATCAGCTCACGGATTTCCTTGACTACAGTCAAGGGCGAGCCATTCTAGAAATCCACAGTGATGCGCAGCAAAACAAAATTGCTTACAAACAATTATTTAAAAACATGAAAGAATTAGCCCTCAGCCATTAATTTTGAAACCCTAAATAACAAAAGCATGAGCACATTCAACTGGGAAACCATAAAGGAATACACCGACATCAAGTTCGATTTCTTCGAAGGAATCGCTAAAATCACCATCAACCGCCCGGAAGTCTACAACGCCTTCAGGCCAGAGACCAATTTCGAAATGCTCGACGCGATGGAAATCGCTCGTGAGCGTGCAGACATTCGCGTAGTGGTCTTCACTGGGATCGGAGACAAAGCCTTCTGTTCGGGAGGAGATCAAAATGTAAAAGGAGTCGGTGGCTACATCAGTGAAAATGGCGTACCGCGTCTCAATGTCCTCGATCTGCACAAGTCGATCCGGTCACTCCCCAAGCCCGTCATCGCGATGGTCAATGGATATGCAATCGGTGGAGGACACGTTTTGCACGTGGTATGTGACATCACGATCGCTTCGGACAATGCCAAGTTTGGTCAAACAGGGCCAAAGGTAGGCAGCTTCGATGCTGGCTTTGGCTCATCTTACCTTGCACGCCACGTCGGCCAAAAGAAAGCCCGTGAGATTTGGTTCCTCTGTGAACAATACACTGCCAAAGAAGCCGAAGACATGGGGATGGTCAACAAAGTAGTCCCTCTAGCAGACCTGGAAGCCACTACCGTAGAATGGTGCCGTACGATGATGAAGCGTAGCCCAATGGCTCTCCGAATGATCAAGCGCGGACTCAATGCCGAACTCGACGGTCAACGTGGTCTCATGGAATTTGCCGGAGACGCAACACTCATGTATTACCTCATGGAAGAGGCACAGGAAGGCAAGAATGCTTTCTTGGAAAAAAGAGACCCTGATTTTGACAAATACCCGAAATTTCCGTGATCCTCACGAAAAAACTATGGATTGGAATATGGTTGATCACCCTAGCATATGGATGTGCTCCTGCTAGGGTGATTGATTTTGTCAACGAAGACATGGATTTTAGTGACTATGAGAGTTATCGCTTGATCAACTTCCGCACCGAGGACAAGTCATTTGATGAAGAAGGGATGGTCTTTTTCAGGCAGATAGAAAACGAAATCGATCTCAATATGAAACTCAAAGGCTTTGAAGCACAGCACCAAAGTCCAGATTTGATCGTTCGCTACGAAATCATGTCTACAGTCACGACCGAAACCCAAACAAACTACAACTACTACGACCCCTACTTCTACTATTCACCTCCCTCACGTACGGTTCGCTATACGGAAGGGCTATTGCTGATCGAATTTCGAGATCGTAAAAAGCAAAAACTTGTCTGGCAAGCCAGTCTAGACCTGAAATATAGCCGCAAAGAATCCCCCGCACAGATCGTCAAAAAGACAGTAGACCGCATCTTCACCACGTACCCCTACCGTGCGGGTTCCAATGCTAGGCTGGAGGATTCAGACAAATAACAAAGCCGTCATTTTGTAATCTTCCCCTAGTTTTAAGCATTCAAAACTAATGATTTTCAACTACTATAATGACCCTGTTGGAATGTGGAAAACTTCCCACGGTATAAGTTTAGGGCAAAAAATATCAAACAATGAAAAGCCGACAATTCTCACATTACAAATAACGGCTTATTGCCCACTGACTTACTGCATCAATGCATTATCATATTTATTGGTAGGGTATAGTTTAATCCAACAATTTAAAATGCTATCCCCTTCATTCTTTTCAATTTCCAATGCAACCGCTTCACCCCCTACTTCGACTTTATACTCATACACAACAGAGTCGTTCTCAAAAAAATATTCTCTTTTCAACAAGCTCCTAAAGGAATCGTGTTTTAAAGCGTAAAAATCAAATTCATAAACCAGTTCCCCTTTTCTGGTATTGAAGTATTTGCTCAAATGAATACGAGTATCTCTGATCGAATCAGGTGTAACCCAGGTTTGTCTTCTAATAGCTCCTTTCTTCTTTTCCACAAAATATTCTTCGATCACAGGTTGACCAATTTTTATCCTAGTTTGATTGTAATCAGGCCCATACCCTTGATAAAAATACGGGAGATAGTGCCAATTATAACTCAGGTACAATACCAAAACATGAATAGCAATTACCACAAGAAATATGACTTTTCTAGATACACGCATAACTCTTTTGATAGAAAGAACCTTGTATTATTTTAAGCCAGTTAGAATAACTCATTTCATACAGACTCATCATTGTTCATAGTGCTTTTAATTAACGAATAAGTCGGGTGAATCTGTACCACAAACCGCGAGGACTCCATTTGGTAACACATATCTCCCCTAGCACATCTACATTCAGTTCCATTTCTAGAGTGAATGCCTCTGATTTTGGAAGAGTAGACAGCTCTATTTCCTTGCTTTCAAAACCGATAAATGCAAACACTAATACACCTGAGGACATTCTATCCTCATCAAGCTCTAAACAAAACCTCCCTTCCAAATCTGTGACCGTACCAAGGTTACTCCCTTTCAAGTATACACTTGCTCCAGGGAGTCCCAATTGATCTTGCGAATCAATCAACATCCCCTTTAACACTCGCTTATCTCCTGCTATAACCTGAGCATCTTTATTAACAACTTCAGAGGGTAGTAATTTATGATGTACCTCAGAATCAACACTTCGATTTTGGGCCTTCACCCCATTCGCAAAGAAAACAGACAAGACCCCTACAGTCATCGCAAACACTCTTTTCCGTCCTATAGATGTTTGCCTATAATTCTCTAATCTACCCAGTTGATGTGGTCTCAGTCTTCCACAAATTTTACCAGTAGACTTACTAAAGTAAACTGAAAGTTCTCTACTGCTAAACCCTGTAAAATCAATAACATCCCTCTGGCAACTGTCACAAAAACCACCTGTTGATGTTTGTTCAAAATCCTGATAGGATTGAGCACATGGCGTCTTTACTGTAATATGTATATTGTCTTTGCTCCCCATGTCTTTGCCATATTTTCAACTATTCCTATAGGTAATTTAAGGAGAAATTGTAATTCGCACATTTCAGTTCACCTGTGTCACAGCCGTAGTTCTAAACAGCACTTTTCTTGCATCCGCTTTGCGGAGTTTGGATTGTATATCAGCGATGAGTCCCATCTTGACGTATTCGTCTGCACGAAGCATGACAATCATTTGATCACGCTGCGACTCGGGCAAGCTATTCTTTTGTTCAAACACCCATTGCGACACCTCTTCTATATCCAACAACTTGCCTTCCGAAGAAATGCGTGCTTCAGTTCCAAGAGCATCAGACTTTGGGAACCCTACTACCAGCTCTCGAATCAAAGATCTTTGATCTACTTTCGTGACTGCTCTGGCTTGAGGTGACTGTACAGTCAATTGGTCATCATTGGTATTGATCGTCGCTGTGACCATAAAGAAAAACAACAGCAAAAAAACGATATCTGGCAATGAAGCCGTAGAAATCTCCGACTTAGACACATTCTTGATTTTAAACTTTTTCATGATACATGGTTTCAATTAAACAAGTCTTATTGATTGAGCGCATCTGGCTCTGCAATGGATATATTCATCGGGATATTGGCCTTCCCTCTCTCGTGCAAAATACGCTGTTCGGCGACTGACTGATCCAGTTTGCGGTACTCAGCGGCACTCATCCCCACACGCTCACCATATATGGTATAGTAGGACTCTTTGACTTCATCGAGCAGCGCAATAAACATCTTGTAATCTGTCCCCCGATCCGTTTTGATAGACACTACTGCATCCTTGGGGGACTCTGACAGCCGATCGTTGTGCTTTTTGTTGAGAATGAATTCAACCAACTCGGATTGTAATCCAGTCAAATCAGTCCGTACTTCGTTTTCAATCAGAAATTGATTTTTAGAATTGACCCTTATATTAAACACATTTCGGTCCTTGATTTTGACTGTAGTGGGATCTTCTACATCTGGAGGCAATTTGAGCATCAATCCCTTTTCTTGAAGGATGGTCGTGCTGACCAAAAAGAAAATAAGTAACAGGAAAGCAATGTCTGCCATCGAACCCGTATTGATGCTTTCGGCTTGTAATTTTTTCGATCTCATGGGCTTTTTTGTTTGTACAATCCCGCCGCAATCGAATAGTCACAATTATTTGCTGCATTTTTGCGGAGTATGTCATGACTCACGATGTACTCCGCAGGTATATTTTAAGCAAGTGCCTTCTGGATCAAAGCAAGATCTTCTGGCAAATATTCCAACTGCAATGCACGGTTGTGCCCTTTCTCAGTCATCTTGGCCCATGTTTTTTGCACGATATCAATGATTTTATCTTCGTCATGCTTCGCCGCAAAATCATGAAAATAGTATTGAAGAAAAACCAAACAAACCACATCCTCCAAATCCTTGGACTCTTGATCTGTTTTCAATTTCTTTTTGTTGACCAACTCTACTACTTTATCTATCGAATCGGGTTCAAACCCTTCATTTTGCATGATTCCTGACAACACCTCTCCATGATATATCTTGAGCATGGTACGCCACTTGAGGTAACCTTTGCGATCCATTGGGTACTCAGAGCGCGGGATATGCCATCTTTTGACATGCTGTCCACGTGCCGCAATTTGCAATTCCACACTTGCCTCTCCCTCAAACTCCTCCAACATTTGTGTCATTCGCTGACCATATATCCACTCCTTCGGGACCGCGTCCCCTTCCACCACTTCTTTGTTGGGATCTTGACGATTGATTGCGTCTATTTGCGCGAAAATTTTTTCTAGTTTACTGTGCATGACACAAAGTTAAACTTGGATACTTCCCGAACAAACACATATAGCACAACATTGTTGGAACACTACTCTTCTGGCAGGCGAGGATAAACCTCATCAAAACTAAGTACTACCTGTCTAAATACTGAAGCATGAACAAATAGGACTACCTGAGGTCAACATATCTATTTGAAGTCGATTGACAGTCTAATAGATCTTCCGTATATATACCCATTCCTGTCATTCATCAGATTTTTTACTAATATTATTACGTAGTTTATGTAGTTTTTTCAACATATAGTACGTAGTTTTGTTCGTATACATCTATTTAATACGTAGTTTTACGTAACCAAATAAGAATATGGAGAAAATAATTGTAATCGGAAATGGAATGGTAGGCTATAAGTTTTGTGAAAAGCTACGAGCCAAAGCAGGAAAAGAGCAGTTTGAAATCACTGTCTTCGGCGAAGAGCCACACCCGGCCTACGATCGAGTCCACTTGAGCGAATACTTCACCAACCCATCAGTAGAGCACCTAGAGATGGCTCCTCGATCGTGGTACGAAGAAAATGACATCCGGCTCATCTCTGGAGAAATGATCACTGCCATCGATCGCTCCAGCAAAAAAGTAGTTTCCCACACTGGCACGGAGCTCCCCTACGACAAACTTGTCTTGGCCACTGGGTCCAGTGCATTTGTTCCTCCTATCAAAGGTGTAGAAAAGGAAGGTGTATTTGTCTATCGCACGATCGAAGATCTCGACGCTATCATCGAATACAGCAAAAAAACCAAAAAGTCAGCCGTACTGGGTGGAGGACTTTTGGGACTAGAGGCAGCCAAAGCCATGATCGACCTCAAACAAGAAACTCATGTAATTGAATTTGCACCACGTCTGATGCCGAGACAATTGGACAATGCAGGTTCGGATGCCCTAATGACTAAAATGGAAGAATTAGGGATCAAATTGCACCTAAACAAAAACACTAGCAACATCGCTGGCGAAGGGAAAATCGAAGGAATGGAATTCGCCGATGACTCTGAGCTCGATGTTGACATGCTCGTCATCTCTGCAGGTATCAAACCGAGAGACGAGTTGGCTACTCAATGTGGCCTGGCTGTAGGACAAAGAGGAGGAATCGTAGTGAACGATCTGATGCAAACAGACGACACGGAGATATTTGCGATTGGTGAATGTGCTTTACACAAAAACTTCATATACGGACTCGTCGCGCCAGGATATGAGATGGCTGATGTAGTAGTCAACCAACTGGTCCGTGGTGAAGAGAAGCTTTTTGAGAGCTATGACATGTCTACCAAGCTCAAATTGATCGGAGTAGATGTAGCGAGTTTTGGAGATGCGCTTTGTGAAAACGAAAGTCATAAACCTATCGTATTCGAAGACAAACACGCGGGCATCTACAAGCGAATCAATATTTCGCCAGATGGCAAAACTCTGCTAGGTGGTATCCTAGTCGGTGATGCAGAAGCCTACGGCATGCTGCTCCAGGTCACACTCAACGGCATGGCCCTCCCTCCTAATCCAGAAGATCTCATCTTGGGAAGTCGTGGTGGTGAAGAAACGAAAATGGAATTGCCAGACACGGCGCAGATCTGTTCGTGTGAAAACGTCACCAAAGGGGACATATGCCAAGCCGTGATTGACAATGAATTTGACAATGTCGAGCAAGTCAAAACATGCACCAAGGCAGGTACCGGCTGTGGTGCATGCAATCCGATCGTCAAAGATATCTTCAACGAGCAATTGGCGAAGATGGGGAAAACCGTCAAAAATGTCATTTGTGAGCACTTTGACTACTCCAGACAAGAACTACTGGACATTATCAAAATCAAGAAAATACAGGATTATGACGAATTGCTCGATGCGCACGGTTCAGGAGATGGATGCGAAACATGTCGTCCTTTGGTGGCCTCTATCCTCGCCAGCACCTGGAATGAGATGATTCTGGACAAAGGAAAGGACGCCATCCAAGACACCAATGACAAATACCTCGCTAACATTCAAAAGGGTGGTTCGTACTCTGTCGTCCCAAGAATACCTGGAGGAGAAATCACTCCGGACAAGTTGATCGTCATCGGTCAAGTAGCCAAAAAATATGACCTCTATACCAAAATCACGGGCGGTCAACGAATTGATCTCTTCGGTGCACAGATTCACCAACTCCCCGACATTTGGGAAGAACTCATCGATGCAGGTTTCGAAAGTGGACATGCCTACGGAAAATCCCTGCGTACAGTCAAAAGCTGTGTAGGTTCTACATGGTGTAGATACGGTTTGCACGACTCGGTATCCTTCTCTATCGAAGTAGAGGAGCGATATAGAGGGTTACGCTCTCCTCACAAACTCAAGAGTGCCGTCTCTGGATGTAGAAGAGAATGTGCCGAAGCACAAAGCAAAGACTTTGGCATCATAGCAACAGAGGTAGGTTGGAATCTCTACGTATGTGGAAACGGTGGCTCGAACCCACAACACGCACAACTGCTAGCAGGAGACATCGACTCGGAGACGTGTCTCAAATACATCGATAGATTTTTGATGTTTTACATCAAAACTGCCGAACCACTCAACCGAACAGCCACGTGGCTCAATAAACTAGAAGGTGGAATGGACTATCTCATCGACGTGGTGGTCAATGATTCACTTGGAATAGCTGCAGATCTCGAAAGAGAAATGGATTTCATGGTAGACACGTACAAGTGCGAGTGGAAGGAAGTGGTCAACAACCCTGAATTAAGAAAAAGATTTACACATTTTGTGAATACCAATATTCCAGATCCTACCATGAAATTCGAAGACATGAGAGGCCAGAAGAAACCAGTGGAATGGAACGTTTAAGCGAAATAGACATGACGGAATTAATAACAGAATACAAGACAGTAAAGGAAAGTGAAGTAAAAGTGTGGTACAAAGCCGCAGAAATGGATGCATTCCCAGACAACGGAGGTGCGGCCATAGAATACAAAGGTTTGCAAGTAGCCATCTTCAACTTCTCTAGAAGATCAGAATGGTATGCTAGTCAAAACCTCTGTCCACACAAACAACAGATGATTTTGTCGCGAGGCATGCTGGGGTCCGAAGGCGAAGAACCAAAGGTAGCTTGCCCTTTCCACAAAAAGACTTTTTCGCTCAAATCCGGAAAAAATCTGAATGGAAGCGAATGCGACTTAGCTACCTACCCCGTCAAAATCGAAGACGGGTACGTTTACGTAGGATTTTCGCAGTAAGCTGCGTAATTTCACCTAATATTGCACTTTATACGATTTGTCATTGAGAAGTACAAAAACATTACGCCAGCTGGGCTATTCAGGCCTAGGTTCTTTCATCGGTGTGGTCACGGCCATCCTGTTAGGGCAGTACTATATCCTGAGTTTTAGCCAAGAAAAAAGGGGACTTATTGATCAAGAGGTAGTATTCATCGTATTGATCATACTCCTGATCGCGTTCATATTTTTCGTGATTTTATTTCCTCGTTATCAAAAAATTTACGCGTCCTATTCGGAATTGATCAAGTCTGAAGGAGACGCCAAAACCATGGCGTCTCAAGTATCGAAACTGTACGACGAATTGGGTAGGTCTTATCAAGACTTGGAGGCCATCAACCACATCCCCGAAGAGCTTACAATTTTGTTCAAAGCAGATCTTAATGGAGACATCACCCAGACCACAGAGCGACTCAAAGACGTCCTACTTTACGAAGGTACATTTCATAAGAATATGTACGACTGGTTGGCAGAGGAGTCATACAAGGACGATTTCATCGAGCAGCTGCGCAGTTTAGTTTTGACCAAAAAACCATGGAATGGAGAACTTAAAGTCAGCAATGGAGAAGGTGATTTCGTTTGGTTGGATTTGGTGATTCAACCTCTCCCTCTCAACAAGGAGAAAACACACTACGGCTTGGTCGCTATTGGCAGAGACGTCACAGAAATCAACGAAGCAAGACAACGTTCGAGAGAGATAAATCATGAGCTAGTTGACAAGCGAGTCAAAGAACAACAGTACCGATCTGCTCTGATTCTAGAAGGGCAAGAAGAAGAGCGAAAAAGGATCGCGCAAGAGATTCATGACGGCATAGGTCAACTACTCACTGGACTCAAACTTAACCTTGAAGGCATTGTCCCATCCAGTTCTCCACACATGAGACAACGGATGAGTGATTCAAAGCATCTGCTCAAAAGCATCATCAAAGAAGTACGTAGAGTTTCATTCAACCTAGCTCCTAGTAGCTTGGTAGATTTCGGTATTGTTCCTGCTCTGAAAAAAATCAGTCAAGAAACAACATCATTGACGGAGACTCAAGTGACTTTCGTGAACAAAACTGGATTCATCAACCGACTTGACAGAAACACTGAAACCAACCTTTACCGTATTATACAAGAAGCAGTCAACAACGGCATCAAGTATGCCAAAGCCAATCAAATAGAGATTTCATTGAGTCACTCAATCAATCAGTTGCACATCGAAATCAAAGACAATGGAAAAGGCTTTGACATGCAAAAACTTGAAAACATTGGTCATTTTGGAGCCTCTGGTCATGGTATATTCAACATGAAAGAAAGAGCTGCATACATCAATGCAAAATTTGAAATAGATACAAAAATTGGAAAGGGCACAAATGTCATCATCATATTGCCTTTAACATGAGCCACCTATGAGTAAGATTAAAGTAATATTAGCAGACGATCACATCATCGTCAGAAACGGAATCAAGATTCTGTTGGAGAGCAACGGTGATGTAGAAGTAATAGCCGAAGCGTCAAATGGAGAGGAAGCCTTGGAAAAAGCACGACTTCTACAGCCTGATATTCTCATATCAGATATTCGTATGCCTATCATGACAGGGATCGAGGCTACGGCCAAACTGAAGGAATTTGCTCCCAACACCAAAGCACTCATCCTTTCTATGCACGATGACGAAGAATACATCATCAAATCCATCGAAAGTGGAGCCTCAGGATACTTACTCAAAGACACAACCAAAGAGGAGTTTTCCAAAGCATTGCATGCAGTGATTGAGGGACAAAAGTATTTTAGTGGAGACATCTCCAACATACTAGTCAACTCCTACCTCAACATCAAAGACGGCAAACCAGTCAGCACCAATTCGCGCAACACCATCGAACATGACTACCATATCACAAAACGTGAAAAGCAAATATTACAGCTCGTATACGAAGGAAATAGCAACAAAGAAATTGCGGACAAACTCAGTAAGAGTGTCCGTACAGTAGAGACTCATCGATTCAATATCATGAAAAAATTAGGAGTCACCAACATCACGGAGCTCTTGAGAAAAATAGACGCGGAACCTTACATTACACAGTAGCCCCTGCTTCAACAAACACTACATTCAAACCACTGCACAAAAACAGTGGTTTTTTTATGTCATTTGACATACTAATTACGTAGTTACTAACATATTTTATACGTATCAATACTTATTTATTTAATGTATTAGACTATATTTGTACGTATAAGGTTGGTCAAATTCCAACCTGCTTACTGTATCAGCATATTACTTATTCAAATTCATATGAGTTCTACTTTCAACAGCAGAAATATCACAAAAGCGAATACTACTTGTTCATATTGTGGAGTCGGTTGTGGTATTGAAGTAAGTATAAACAAGAAAGGTAAAATAGAACTCGAAGGTATCGAGGACCATCCTGTCAACAGGGGAATGCTGTGTTCGAAGGGAAGAAACCTGAACTACGTAGTTCAGGATCAAACCGACAGACTGCTGCACCCTCAGATGAGATGGTCCAAGAACCACCCTTTGCAAAAAGTAACTTGGGACACAGCCATCAATCGTGCAGCAGCAGTATTCAAGACATTCATAGAAAAACACGGCCCAGATTCGGTAGGATTTTACGTCTCTGGACAATGCCTTACCGAAGAATACTACCTGGTCAACAAACTGACCAAAGGATATATCGGCACCAACAACGTAGACACTAATTCACGCCTCTGCATGAGTTCGGCTGTCATGGGCTATGTCAAAACACTCGGAGAAGACTCCGTACCGATCTCATACGAAGACATCGAGATAGCCGACACTTTCCTCATCGCGGGAGCCAACCCAGCATGGTGCCATCCTATCCTATTTAGACGCATCGAGCAACACAAAGAAAAAAATCCTGAAACCAAAATCAT
The DNA window shown above is from Reichenbachiella sp. 5M10 and carries:
- a CDS encoding response regulator transcription factor; this encodes MSKIKVILADDHIIVRNGIKILLESNGDVEVIAEASNGEEALEKARLLQPDILISDIRMPIMTGIEATAKLKEFAPNTKALILSMHDDEEYIIKSIESGASGYLLKDTTKEEFSKALHAVIEGQKYFSGDISNILVNSYLNIKDGKPVSTNSRNTIEHDYHITKREKQILQLVYEGNSNKEIADKLSKSVRTVETHRFNIMKKLGVTNITELLRKIDAEPYITQ